The Xanthomonas sp. CFBP 8443 genome has a window encoding:
- the ahpC gene encoding alkyl hydroperoxide reductase subunit C, protein MSLINTPVQPFKANAYKNGEFIEVTDADLKGKWSVLIFMPAAFTFNCPTEVEDAADNYAEFQKIGAEVYIVTTDTHFSHKVWHETSPAVGKAQFALVGDPTHQLTRAFGVHIEEEGLALRGTFVINPEGVIKTLEIHDNAIARDVTETLRKLKAAQFVAAHPGEVCPAKWKEGEKTLKPSLDLVGKI, encoded by the coding sequence ATGTCCCTGATCAACACCCCGGTCCAGCCGTTCAAGGCCAACGCTTACAAGAACGGCGAATTCATCGAAGTCACCGACGCGGACCTGAAGGGCAAGTGGTCGGTGCTGATCTTCATGCCGGCCGCCTTCACCTTCAACTGCCCCACCGAAGTGGAAGACGCCGCCGACAACTACGCCGAGTTCCAGAAGATCGGCGCCGAGGTCTACATCGTCACCACCGACACCCATTTCTCGCACAAGGTGTGGCACGAGACCTCGCCGGCCGTGGGCAAGGCGCAGTTCGCGCTGGTCGGCGATCCGACTCACCAGCTGACCCGCGCGTTCGGCGTGCACATCGAGGAAGAAGGCCTGGCCCTGCGCGGCACCTTCGTGATCAACCCGGAAGGCGTGATCAAGACTCTCGAGATCCACGACAACGCGATCGCCCGCGACGTCACCGAGACCCTGCGCAAGCTCAAGGCCGCGCAGTTCGTCGCCGCGCATCCGGGCGAAGTGTGCCCGGCCAAGTGGAAGGAAGGCGAAAAGACCCTGAAGCCGTCGCTGGACCTGGTCGGCAAGATCTAA
- a CDS encoding N-formylglutamate amidohydrolase translates to MADPAPHAGSASALLGAGDPPPYRVYQAQGRSPYLLIADHAGQQVPQALAGLGLPQPELDRHIGWDIGIDGVTRELAQALDAFAITQTYSRLVIDCNRPLAAPGSIAEASDGTVVPGNQGLDAAARAARASAIFAPYHARIAAELDRRRDAGLPTILIAMHSFTPSMAGVARPWHAGVLYQRDARFAQALLAQLRAEPGLVVGDNQPYSVSDATDYAIPVHAEARGLAHVELEIRQDLIADPAGQRQWAQRLLSMLNRLQAAFTPG, encoded by the coding sequence GTGGCTGACCCGGCCCCGCACGCGGGCAGTGCATCGGCGCTGCTCGGCGCCGGCGATCCGCCGCCCTACCGCGTCTACCAGGCGCAAGGCCGTTCGCCCTACCTGCTGATCGCCGACCACGCCGGGCAGCAGGTGCCGCAGGCGCTGGCCGGCCTGGGCCTGCCGCAACCCGAACTGGACCGGCACATCGGCTGGGACATCGGCATCGATGGCGTCACCCGCGAACTGGCGCAGGCGCTGGACGCGTTCGCGATCACCCAGACCTATTCGCGGCTGGTGATCGACTGCAACCGGCCGCTGGCGGCGCCAGGCTCGATCGCCGAGGCCAGCGACGGCACCGTGGTGCCGGGCAACCAAGGCCTGGACGCCGCCGCGCGCGCGGCGCGCGCCAGCGCGATCTTCGCGCCCTACCACGCGCGCATCGCCGCCGAGCTGGACCGGCGCCGCGACGCCGGGCTGCCCACCATCCTGATCGCCATGCACAGCTTCACCCCGTCGATGGCCGGCGTGGCCCGGCCCTGGCACGCCGGCGTGCTGTACCAGCGCGATGCCCGTTTCGCGCAGGCGCTGCTGGCGCAGCTGCGCGCCGAGCCGGGACTGGTGGTCGGCGACAACCAGCCGTATTCGGTCAGCGACGCCACCGACTACGCGATCCCGGTGCACGCCGAGGCGCGCGGCCTGGCCCACGTGGAACTGGAGATCCGCCAGGACCTGATCGCCGACCCCGCCGGGCAGCGGCAATGGGCGCAGCGCTTGCTCAGCATGCTGAATCGGTTGCAAGCTGCCTTCACACCGGGCTGA
- a CDS encoding transglutaminase family protein: protein MLIRLGYEIRYRFLQPTPVLAMLDIHDSRRTDIVVATALQTEPAIPLRGYRDQFGNSCTRMLAPAGVLTLRADAVVRDSGLPDQYRYDAPQTPVEQLPDDTLMYLLGSRYCETDLLSGMAWDLFGSAPTGWARVQAICDYVHAQIEFGYEHARPTKSAAQALQEGRGVCRDFAHSAIALCRCMNIPARYCTGYLGDIGVPASTAPMDFSGWFEAFLDGQWYTFDARHNLPRIGRVLIARGRDAADVAISNTFGYNTLESFVVWTDETDQARLDPRPAAPASAAGTGAAALRTEGLYL from the coding sequence ATGCTCATCCGCCTCGGCTACGAGATCCGCTACCGCTTCCTGCAGCCGACCCCGGTGCTGGCCATGCTCGACATCCACGACAGCCGCCGCACCGACATCGTCGTGGCCACCGCGCTGCAGACCGAACCGGCGATCCCGCTGCGCGGCTATCGCGACCAGTTCGGCAACAGCTGCACGCGCATGCTGGCCCCGGCCGGCGTGCTGACCCTGCGCGCCGATGCGGTGGTGCGCGACAGCGGCCTGCCCGACCAGTACCGCTACGACGCGCCGCAGACGCCGGTGGAGCAGTTGCCCGACGACACCCTGATGTACCTGCTCGGCAGCCGCTACTGCGAGACCGACCTGCTCAGCGGCATGGCCTGGGACCTGTTCGGCAGCGCGCCGACCGGCTGGGCGCGGGTGCAGGCGATCTGCGACTACGTGCATGCGCAGATCGAATTCGGCTACGAGCACGCGCGGCCGACCAAGAGCGCCGCGCAGGCGTTGCAGGAAGGCCGCGGCGTATGCCGCGACTTCGCCCATTCGGCGATCGCGCTGTGCCGCTGCATGAACATCCCGGCGCGCTATTGCACCGGTTACCTGGGCGACATCGGCGTGCCCGCGTCGACCGCGCCGATGGATTTCTCCGGCTGGTTCGAGGCGTTCCTGGACGGGCAGTGGTACACCTTCGACGCGCGCCACAACCTGCCGCGCATCGGTCGGGTGCTGATCGCGCGCGGCCGCGACGCCGCCGACGTGGCGATCAGCAACACCTTCGGCTACAACACGCTGGAATCGTTCGTGGTGTGGACCGACGAGACCGATCAGGCGCGGCTGGACCCGCGCCCCGCCGCCCCGGCCAGCGCCGCCGGCACCGGCGCCGCGGCGCTGCGTACCGAAGGGCTCTATCTCTAG
- a CDS encoding NUDIX hydrolase, producing MPRHDSPPRIVYEGKYQRMVVRGTWEYSERVHAGGLAAIIVAVTPDDEVLFVEQFRVPLQARTIEMPAGLVGDIDAGESIEVSAVRELEEETGWTADHAEVLMIGPTSSGASSEKVAFVRASGLRKIGDGGGDASEDITVHAVPRARAAAWLVQKMGEGYELDAKLWAGLWMIEHQLDGTPRG from the coding sequence ATGCCCCGCCACGATTCCCCGCCCCGCATCGTCTACGAAGGCAAGTACCAGCGCATGGTCGTGCGCGGCACCTGGGAATATTCCGAACGCGTGCATGCCGGCGGCCTGGCCGCGATCATCGTCGCGGTGACGCCGGACGACGAGGTGCTGTTCGTCGAGCAGTTCCGCGTGCCGCTGCAGGCGCGCACCATCGAGATGCCGGCCGGGCTGGTCGGCGACATCGACGCCGGCGAATCGATCGAGGTGTCGGCGGTGCGCGAGCTGGAGGAAGAGACCGGTTGGACCGCCGACCACGCCGAAGTGCTGATGATCGGCCCGACCTCCTCCGGCGCCAGTAGCGAGAAGGTCGCCTTCGTCCGCGCCAGCGGCCTGCGCAAGATCGGCGACGGCGGCGGCGACGCCAGCGAGGACATCACCGTGCACGCCGTGCCGCGCGCCCGCGCCGCGGCCTGGCTGGTGCAGAAGATGGGCGAAGGCTACGAGCTGGACGCCAAGCTGTGGGCCGGGCTGTGGATGATCGAGCACCAGCTGGACGGCACCCCGCGTGGCTGA
- the prmC gene encoding peptide chain release factor N(5)-glutamine methyltransferase → MNASTPESLLRAACTQIERADAEALLIHALQRDRAWLFAHARDPLPASAVQGFGELLARRAQGEPVAYLTGRRGFWTLDLAVGPATLIPRADTERLVELALERVDAAPGRRIADLGTGSGAIALALASERPQAQVLATDLSEAALAVAQANARAHRLDNVAFAHGPWLAPLAGQRFDLIASNPPYIAAGDPHLAQGDLRYEPASALASGADGLDDIRQIVAAAPAHLLPGGWLLLEHGWDQGEAVRALLTAAGFDAVATHQDLEARDRVSLGRRSAG, encoded by the coding sequence ATGAACGCCTCCACCCCCGAGTCCCTGCTGCGCGCGGCGTGCACGCAGATCGAGCGCGCCGACGCCGAAGCCCTGTTGATCCACGCCCTGCAGCGCGACCGCGCCTGGCTGTTCGCGCACGCCCGCGACCCGCTGCCGGCCAGCGCCGTGCAAGGCTTCGGCGAACTGCTGGCGCGGCGCGCGCAGGGCGAGCCGGTGGCCTACCTGACTGGACGGCGCGGCTTCTGGACCCTGGACCTGGCGGTCGGCCCGGCCACGCTGATCCCGCGCGCGGACACCGAGCGGCTGGTGGAGCTGGCGCTGGAGCGGGTGGACGCGGCGCCGGGCCGGCGCATCGCCGACCTGGGTACCGGCAGCGGCGCGATCGCGCTGGCGCTGGCCAGCGAGCGGCCGCAGGCGCAGGTGCTGGCCACCGACCTGAGCGAAGCGGCGCTGGCGGTGGCGCAGGCCAATGCGCGCGCGCATCGCCTGGACAACGTCGCGTTCGCCCACGGCCCCTGGCTGGCGCCGCTGGCCGGGCAGCGCTTCGACCTGATCGCCAGCAACCCGCCCTACATCGCCGCCGGCGACCCGCACCTGGCCCAGGGCGACCTGCGCTACGAACCGGCCAGCGCCCTGGCCTCCGGCGCCGATGGCTTGGACGACATCCGCCAGATCGTCGCCGCCGCACCCGCGCACCTGCTGCCGGGCGGCTGGCTGCTGCTGGAACACGGCTGGGACCAGGGCGAGGCGGTACGCGCGCTGCTGACCGCCGCCGGCTTCGACGCGGTGGCGACCCACCAGGACCTGGAAGCGCGCGACCGGGTCAGCCTGGGGCGTCGGTCGGCTGGCTGA
- the ahpF gene encoding alkyl hydroperoxide reductase subunit F: protein MLDADLKTQLKAYLERVVRPIHITASVDDGAKSREMLDLLEDLVLLSDKISLDVHRDSGERTPSFALGSPGHDIHLRFAGLPLGHEFTSLVLALLQVGGHPSKATAEVIEQVRNLPGEYVFETYFSLSCQNCPDVVQALNLAAVLNPNIKHVAIDGALFQDEVEARQIMSVPTVYLNGEVFDQGRMSLEQIVAKLDTGAAKRDAASIAAKAPFDVLVIGGGPAGAAAAIYAARKGIRTGVAAERFGGQVLDTMAIENFISVQETEGPKMAAALEQHVRQYEVDIMNLQRAEQLIPAGADGLVEIKLANGASLKSRTVILSTGARWRQMNVPGEDQYRNKGVAYCPHCDGPLFKGKRVAVIGGGNSGVEAAIDLAGIVSHVTLVEFDGKLRADEVLQRKLRSLGNVDIIVNAQSTEVTGDGQKVTGLVYKDRVGGDIHRIALEGIFVQIGLLPNTEWLQGTVALSPRGEIVVDDRGQTSLPGVFAAGDATTVPYKQIVIAMGEGSKAALSAFDHLIRSSAPVSNSVAEAA from the coding sequence ATGTTGGATGCCGATCTGAAAACCCAGTTGAAGGCTTACCTGGAGCGGGTCGTTCGGCCCATCCACATCACCGCGTCGGTCGACGACGGCGCCAAGTCGCGCGAGATGCTCGACCTGCTCGAAGACCTGGTCCTGCTGTCGGACAAGATCAGCCTGGACGTGCACCGCGACAGCGGCGAGCGCACCCCGTCGTTCGCGCTGGGCAGCCCCGGCCACGACATCCACCTGCGCTTTGCCGGACTGCCGCTGGGCCATGAGTTCACCTCGCTGGTGCTGGCGCTGCTGCAGGTCGGCGGGCACCCGTCCAAGGCCACCGCCGAGGTCATCGAGCAGGTGCGCAACCTGCCCGGCGAGTACGTGTTCGAAACCTATTTCTCGCTGTCCTGCCAGAACTGCCCGGACGTGGTGCAGGCGCTGAACCTGGCCGCGGTGCTGAACCCGAACATCAAGCACGTGGCGATCGACGGCGCGCTGTTCCAGGACGAGGTCGAGGCACGGCAGATCATGTCGGTACCTACTGTCTACCTCAACGGCGAAGTGTTCGACCAGGGCCGCATGAGCCTGGAGCAGATCGTGGCCAAGCTCGACACCGGCGCGGCCAAGCGCGACGCGGCCAGCATCGCCGCCAAGGCGCCGTTCGACGTGCTGGTGATCGGCGGCGGCCCGGCCGGCGCGGCGGCGGCGATCTATGCCGCGCGCAAGGGCATCCGCACCGGCGTGGCGGCCGAGCGCTTCGGCGGCCAGGTGCTGGACACCATGGCGATCGAGAACTTCATCTCGGTGCAGGAGACAGAAGGCCCGAAGATGGCCGCGGCGCTGGAGCAGCACGTGCGCCAGTACGAGGTGGACATCATGAACCTGCAGCGCGCCGAGCAGCTGATCCCGGCCGGCGCCGACGGCCTGGTCGAGATCAAGCTGGCCAACGGCGCGTCGCTGAAGAGCCGCACGGTGATCCTGTCCACCGGCGCGCGCTGGCGGCAGATGAACGTGCCCGGCGAGGACCAGTACCGCAACAAGGGCGTGGCCTATTGCCCGCACTGCGACGGCCCGCTGTTCAAGGGCAAGCGCGTGGCGGTGATCGGCGGCGGCAACTCCGGCGTGGAAGCGGCGATCGACCTGGCCGGCATCGTCAGCCACGTCACCCTGGTCGAGTTCGACGGCAAGCTGCGCGCCGACGAAGTCCTGCAGCGCAAGCTGCGCAGCCTGGGCAACGTGGACATCATCGTCAACGCGCAGAGCACCGAGGTCACCGGCGACGGGCAGAAGGTCACCGGGCTGGTCTACAAGGACCGCGTCGGCGGCGACATCCACCGGATCGCGCTGGAAGGCATCTTCGTGCAGATCGGCCTGCTGCCCAACACCGAGTGGCTGCAGGGCACGGTGGCGCTGTCGCCGCGCGGCGAGATCGTCGTCGACGACCGCGGGCAGACCTCGCTGCCCGGCGTGTTCGCCGCCGGCGACGCCACCACGGTGCCGTACAAGCAGATCGTCATCGCCATGGGCGAAGGCTCCAAGGCGGCGCTGAGCGCGTTCGACCACCTGATCCGCAGCAGTGCGCCGGTCAGCAACTCGGTCGCCGAAGCGGCCTGA
- the pip gene encoding prolyl aminopeptidase gives MRTLYPEIEPFDSGTLPVDARHTLHYEQCGNPQGKPVVLLHGGPGGGYNAKMRRFHDPAKYRIVLFDQRGSGRSTPHADLVDNTTWDLVADIEKLRETLGIERWQVFGGSWGSTLALAYAQTHPQRVTELVLRGIFMLRRWELEWFYQEGASRLFPDAWEHYIAAIPPVERADLISAFHRRLTSDDEATRLAAARAWSVWEGATSFLHVDADFVSGHENAQFALAFARIENHYFVNGGFFEVEDQLLRDAGRIADIPGVIVQGRYDVVCPVQSAWELHKAWPKATLEITPSAGHSAFEAENIDALVRATDGFA, from the coding sequence ATGCGCACGCTATATCCCGAGATCGAACCGTTCGACAGCGGCACGCTGCCGGTGGACGCGCGGCATACGCTGCACTACGAACAGTGCGGCAACCCGCAGGGCAAGCCGGTGGTGCTGCTGCACGGCGGGCCGGGCGGCGGCTACAACGCCAAGATGCGGCGCTTCCACGATCCGGCCAAGTACCGCATCGTGCTGTTCGACCAGCGCGGTTCCGGCCGCTCCACGCCGCATGCGGACCTGGTCGACAACACCACCTGGGACCTGGTGGCCGACATCGAGAAGCTGCGCGAGACGCTGGGCATCGAGCGCTGGCAGGTGTTCGGCGGCAGCTGGGGCTCGACCCTGGCGCTGGCCTACGCGCAGACCCATCCGCAGCGCGTCACCGAGCTGGTGCTGCGCGGCATCTTCATGCTGCGCCGCTGGGAGCTGGAATGGTTCTACCAGGAAGGCGCCAGCCGGCTGTTCCCGGATGCCTGGGAACACTACATCGCCGCGATCCCGCCGGTGGAGCGCGCCGACCTGATCTCCGCGTTCCATCGCCGCCTCACCAGCGACGACGAGGCCACGCGCCTGGCCGCCGCCCGCGCCTGGAGCGTGTGGGAAGGCGCCACCAGCTTCCTGCACGTGGATGCGGATTTCGTCAGCGGCCACGAGAACGCGCAGTTCGCGCTGGCGTTCGCGCGCATCGAGAACCACTACTTCGTCAACGGCGGCTTCTTCGAAGTGGAAGACCAGTTGCTGCGCGACGCCGGCAGGATCGCCGACATCCCCGGGGTGATCGTGCAGGGGCGCTACGACGTGGTCTGCCCGGTGCAGAGCGCCTGGGAGCTGCACAAGGCCTGGCCGAAGGCGACCTTGGAGATCACCCCGAGCGCCGGCCATTCGGCGTTCGAGGCGGAGAACATCGACGCCCTGGTGCGCGCCACCGACGGCTTCGCCTGA
- a CDS encoding 5'-3' exonuclease H3TH domain-containing protein: MNAALPSSRPLYLVDASLYVFRAWHSIPDEFQDAQGWPTNAVHGFARFLLDLLERERPQHIAIAFDEALDSCFRNRLYPAYKANRAPAPDALRRQFAHCKALCAALGLGVLAHHDYEADDLIGSALHSVRGAGFHGVIVSADKDLSQLLLLEFDEQWDYARGQRWGAAGVKARHGVHAHQIADYLALTGDAIDNIPGVTGIGAKSAAILLAHFGDLDTLLLRIDEVAFLRLRGAAQMAVRLREQREHALLWRQLATIALDAPLHSAAPGFARGQADADMLHGLCEALRFGPLTRRRLLQAAGLATVGE, from the coding sequence ACGCCAGCCTGTACGTGTTCCGCGCCTGGCATTCGATCCCGGACGAGTTCCAGGACGCGCAGGGCTGGCCGACCAACGCGGTGCACGGCTTCGCCCGGTTCCTGCTCGACCTGCTCGAACGCGAGCGCCCGCAGCACATCGCGATCGCCTTCGACGAAGCGCTGGACAGCTGTTTCCGCAATCGCCTCTATCCCGCCTACAAGGCCAACCGCGCGCCGGCGCCGGATGCGCTGCGCCGCCAGTTCGCGCACTGCAAGGCGCTGTGCGCGGCGCTGGGCCTGGGCGTGCTGGCGCACCACGACTACGAGGCCGACGACCTGATCGGCAGCGCGCTGCACAGCGTGCGCGGCGCCGGCTTCCACGGCGTGATCGTGTCCGCCGACAAGGACCTGTCGCAACTGCTGCTGCTCGAATTCGACGAGCAATGGGACTACGCCCGCGGCCAGCGCTGGGGCGCGGCCGGGGTCAAGGCGCGGCACGGCGTGCATGCCCACCAGATCGCCGACTACCTGGCGCTGACCGGCGATGCGATCGACAACATTCCCGGGGTCACCGGCATCGGCGCCAAGTCGGCGGCGATCCTGCTGGCGCATTTCGGCGACCTGGACACGCTGCTGCTGCGGATCGACGAGGTCGCGTTCCTGCGCCTGCGTGGCGCGGCGCAGATGGCCGTGCGCCTGCGCGAGCAGCGCGAGCACGCGCTGCTGTGGCGGCAACTGGCCACCATCGCGCTGGACGCGCCGCTGCACTCGGCCGCACCCGGCTTCGCCCGCGGTCAGGCCGACGCCGACATGCTGCACGGCCTGTGCGAAGCGCTGCGCTTCGGCCCGCTGACCCGGCGCAGATTGCTGCAGGCGGCGGGGCTGGCGACGGTCGGCGAGTAG